The following are encoded in a window of Lynx canadensis isolate LIC74 chromosome B1, mLynCan4.pri.v2, whole genome shotgun sequence genomic DNA:
- the DKK4 gene encoding dickkopf-related protein 4, with protein sequence MAVVVLLGLSWFCAPLSALVLDFNNIKSSADVHGARKGSQCLSDKDCSSRKFCLKPQDERPFCATCRGLRRRCQRNAMCCPGTLCMNDVCTTMEDATPILERQMDDQDDIETKGTTEHPIQENKPKRKPNIKKPQGGKGQEGERCLRTLDCGAGLCCARHFWTKICKPVLLEGQVCSRRGHKDTAQAPEIFQRCDCGPGLICRNQVTSNQQHTRLRVCQKI encoded by the exons ATGGCGGTGGTGGTCTTGCTGGGGCTCAGCTGGTTCTGTGCCCCCCTGAGTGCTCTGGTTTTGGACTTCAACAACATCAAGAGCTCTGCCGATGTGCACGGGGCTCGGAAG GGTTCACAGTGCTTGTCTGACAAGGACTGCAGTTCCAGAAAATTCTGCCTCAAGCCTCAAGATGAGAGGCCATTCTGTGCTACATGTCGCGGGTTACGAAGGAGGTGCCAACGTAATGCCATGTGCTGCCCTGGAACACTGTGCATGAATG ATGTTTGTACTACAATGGAAGATGCAACCCCAATATTGGAAAGACAGATGGATGACCAagatgatatagaaacaaaaggaacaacTGAGCATCCAATTcaggaaaacaaacccaaaagaaagccaaatattAAGAAACCACAAGGCGGGAAGG GACAAGAGGGAGAAAGATGCCTTAGAACTTTGGACTGTGGAGCTGGACTCTGCTGTGCTCGTCATTTCTGGACTAAAATTTGTAAGCCAGTTCTATTGGAGGGACAGGTCTGCTCTAGGAGAGGGCATAAAGATACCGCTCAGGCTCCAGAAATCTTCCAGCGCTGTGACTGTGGTCCTGGACTAATATGTCGAAATCAAGTGACCAGCAACCAACAACACACACGGTTAAGAGTATGCCAAAAAATCTAA